The Raphanus sativus cultivar WK10039 chromosome 2, ASM80110v3, whole genome shotgun sequence genome includes a region encoding these proteins:
- the LOC108842592 gene encoding LOW QUALITY PROTEIN: protein ALTERED PHOSPHATE STARVATION RESPONSE 1 (The sequence of the model RefSeq protein was modified relative to this genomic sequence to represent the inferred CDS: deleted 2 bases in 1 codon) yields MGCTSSKLDDLPAVALCRDRCAFLDAAIQQRYQLSDSHVAYTNSLRGIGHSLHLFINHHHRFVSSGGANGGGGGGGDSPRLNLPPQRKGDPDEEEEEKSPPKKAKLPSSHQNHSGSGSDSGHLEFDSDSDSDDDDDDEEGHLDLDSDSLHHLSPQPPQHHLGHFPIQHESGPYMAQQPYPNPEMMGHHQLPYSGGSYMHMNYMKNKSMPPSVIFEQRPSSPQRVYEGESSSSSSNYPYNNPYPPPNSYYGYSNNPGPGPGYYGSSSSGGTTSKPPPPPPSPPRSNGWDFLNPFDTYYPPYTPSRDSRELREEEGIPELEEDDSGYEVVKEVHGRPKFAVPGGGINNQPPPAAVYREEEPPLIPSQPHPPSVADKSGASTSGGGDAADAAMYQSRPSSVSVEKKGVEYEVHVVEKTVVEDAGNEERRSNAAGTRGGGGGGGVGGGPRAVHEVAKEIENQFVKAAESGSEIAKLLEVGKHPYGRKHAASKLLHGVTPSLPSTSGGGSSSAAASTAPPTYADIEEELASRSRNLSSTLHKLHLWEKKLYHEVKAEEKLRVAHEKKLRKLKRLDERGAEATKVDTTRKLVRDMSTKIRIAIQVVDKISVTINKIRDEDLWPQLNALIQGLTRMWKAMFECHQSQCQAIREARGLGPIRASKKLGEEHLEATSLLGHELINWILGFSNWVSAQKGYVRELNKWLMKCLLYEPEETPDGIAPFSPGRIGAPPIFVICNQWSQALDRISEKEVIEAMRSFTTSVLQLWEQDRLETTTMGHGDSEKRVRNMDREEQKIHREIQALEKKMVLVAPGDGTNSLSLSGNVVYQSDTSNESLQGSLQRIFEAMERFTAESVRAYDDLLVRAEEETAPRELEEDDEE; encoded by the exons ATGGGGTGTACAAGCTCCAAACTGGACGATCTTCCGGCGGTTGCTCTCTGCCGTGACCGCTGCGCCTTCCTCGACGCAGCGATTCAGCAGCGTTACCAATTATCCGATTCCCACGTGGCGTACACTAACTCCCTCAGAGGAATCGGCCACTCACTCCACCTCTTCatcaaccaccaccaccgcttCGTCTCTTCCGGCGGAGCCaacggcggaggaggaggaggaggagactcTCCGAGACTCAACCTCCCTCCTCAGAGAAAAGGCGACcccgacgaagaagaagaagaaaaatctcCTCCCAAGAAAGCAAAGCTACCTTCCTCTCACCAAAACCACTCCGGTTCGGGTTCCGATTCGGGTCATCTCGAATTCGATTCGGATTCGGACTCCGACGACGATGACGACGACGAAGAAGGCCACCTGGATTTGGATTCGGACTCTTTACATCATCTCTCTCCTCAA CCACCACAACATCACCTCGGTCATTTCCCGATACAACACGAGTCCGGGCCTTACATGGCCCAACAACCATACCCGAATCCGGAAATGATGGGCCATCATCAGCTTCCTTACTCAGGAGGAAGCTATATGCATATGAATTACATGAAGAACAAGTCCATGCCTCCTTCTGTAATCTTTGAGCAAAGACCAAGCAGCCCTCAAAGAGTCTACGAAGgtgaatcatcatcatcttcttctaaTTATCCTTACAACAATCCTTATCCTCCTCCTAATTCGTATTACGGATACTCAAATAACCCCGGACCGGGACCCGGTTACTACGGTTCTTCATCAAGTGGTGGTACCACCTCTAAAccgcctccgcctcctccttCGCCTCCTAGGTCTAACGGCTGGGATTTTCTGAATCCGTTCGATACTTATTACCCTCCGTATACTCCGAGTCGTGACTCGAGAGAGCTCAGGGAGGAAGAAGGTATACCGGAGCTGGAGGAGGACGATTCAGGCTACGAGGTTGTTAAGGAAGTTCACGGGAGGCCGAAGTTCGCCGTCCCCGGCGGTGGGATTAATAATCAACCGCCTCCCGCCGCCGTGTACAGGGAGGAGGAGCCTCCTTTGATTCCTTCTCAGCCTCATCCGCCGTCGGTTGCTGATAAATCAGGGGCTAGCACTAGCGGTGGCGGAGATGCGGCGGATGCGGCGATGTATCAGTCGAGACCGTCGAGCGTGTCGGTGGAGAAGAAAGGTGTGGAGTACGAAGTGCACGTCGTCGAGAAGACGGTTGTTGAAGACGCTGGAAACGAAGAGAGACGGAGCAATGCCGCGGGGACACGTGGCggcggtggtggaggaggagtgGGAGGAGGGCCACGTGCGGTGCACGAGGTTGCTAAAGAGATTGAGAATCAGTTCGTGAAGGCTGCGGAGTCAGGAAGCGAGATCGCTAAGTTGCTTGAAGTGGGGAAGCATCCTTACGGTCGTAAACATG CAGCTTCTAAATTGTTACACGGTGTAACTCCTTCGCTACCTTCTACCTCTGGAGGAGGCTCTTCTTCTGCTGCTGCCTCTACTGCGCCGCCTACTTACGCAGACATTGAAGAAGAGCTTGCTTCAAGGTCGAGGAATCTTTCTTCTACATTGCATAAGCTCCATCTATGGGAGAAGAAGCTTTACCACGAAGTGAAG GCTGAGGAGAAATTGCGTGTAGCTCACGAGAAGAAGCTGAGGAAGCTAAAGCGTTTGGATGAAAGAGGTGCTGAAGCTACCAAAGTAGACACAACTCGAAAGTTAGTGAGAGACATGTCAACGAAGATACGGATCGCGATTCAGGTGGTGGATAAAATCTCTGTGACGATTAACAAGATTAGAGACGAGGACTTATGGCCGCAGCTTAATGCATTGATTCAAGG gcTTACAAGAATGTGGAAAGCAATGTTTGAGTGTCATCAGAGTCAGTGTCAGGCCATTAGGGAAGCTCGAGGGTTAGGTCCTATAAGAGCGAGCAAGAAACTCGGTGAAGAACATCTAGAGGCAACGAGTTTGCTAGGACACGAGCTTATTAACTGGATATTGGGGTTCTCTAACTGGGTCAGCGCGCAGAAAGGTTATGTAAGAGAGTTGAACAAATGGCTCATGAAGTGTCTTCTCTACGAACCCGAGGAGACGCCTGATGGTATCGCTCCTTTCTCACCTGGTCGTATCGGAGCTCCACCGATATTTGTGATATGTAACCAGTGGTCTCAAGCTCTGGACAGGATATCCGAGAAGGAAGTTATCGAGGCGATGCGTAGTTTCACCACGAGCGTGCTTCAGCTCTGGGAGCAAGATCGGTTAGAGACGACTACGATGGGGCATGGTGATTCTGAGAAGAGAGTTAGGAACATGGACAGGGAAGAACAGAAGATACATAGAGAGATTCAGGCGCTGGAGAAGAAGATGGTTCTGGTTGCACCTGGTGATGGGACTAATAGTCTTTCTTTATCTGGGAACGTTGTCTATCAGAGCGATACTAGCAACGAGAGTTTACAAGGTAGTTTGCAGCGGATTTTTGAAGCTATGGAGAGATTCACTGCTGAATCTGTGCGAGCTTATGATGATCTCTTAGTGCGTGCTGAAGAAGAAACTGCTCCACGAGAACTtgaggaagatgatgaggaATAA
- the LOC108843345 gene encoding uncharacterized protein LOC108843345 produces MEGAVQRVKALASQLRSMIKDEIDSTTAMINHVRESVREAMESVREAMERIDQKLAEQASRTKERNESESFQTSHQSVEFVRRENNDEDEDEESEVDDFSSAMGSSDYIQVDEDEFLDFQDMEKDEAAGEDGAVTLVADVVVGGGEENKF; encoded by the exons ATGGAAGGAGCAGTGCAACGTGTGAAGGCATTGGCATCACAATTAAGAAGTATGATTAAGGACGAAATAGATTCCACTACTGCCATG ATAAACCATGTTAGGGAAAGTGTGAGAGAGGCTATGGAAAGTGTAAGAGAGGCTATGGAAAGGATAGATCAAAAACTTGCAGAGCAGGCGTCAAGGACTAAGGAGAGGAACGAGTCAGAATCTTTCCAAACAAGTCATCAATCCGTGGAATTTGTGAGACGTGAAAACAatgatgaggatgaggatgaagaatcaGAAGTAGATGATTTCAGCAGTGCCATGGGATCTTCAGATTACATCCAAGTAGATGAAGATGAATTTCTAGATTTCCAAGACATGGAAAAGGATGAAGCTGCCGGCGAGGATGGTGCTGTCACTCTAGTTGCTGATGTTGTGGTGGGTGGTGGTGAAGAAAACAAGTTCTAA
- the LOC108843275 gene encoding protein NLP2, producing MEGSGGGGDGGFLPNPSFGAFPETAMDMDFMEELFFDGCWLETTDGKSLRHTAGQPAPNSINLNNNNNNNNSFPYGYQFSETPSQDHISNADTGRKFPPITPGFLKTEALTNQPMTQVPFDQSAAMSSAQAEKFLLEETERGRRYWIAPRTRQGPSSSVKDRLVQAINGLEVQEKDFLIQIWVPIQQEGKNFLTTSEQPHFFNPKYSSLKRYRDVSVSYNFLADEDSKESVGLPGRVFLGKLPEWTPDVRFFRSEEYPRIKEAQRCDVRGSLALPVFESGSGTCLGVVEIVTTTQKMNYRPELENICKALEAVNLRSSANLQSPSSEFLQAYKHFYSAVIPEVSVFLTSVCRSYDLPLALTWAPCARQGRGGSRHSDENFSECVSTLDSACFVLDQQSHNFQEACSEHHLLQGEGIVGKAFKATKLFFVPEVTTFSKTNYPLAHHAKISGLHAALAVPLKNKFNGSVEFVLEFFFPKSCLDTEAQQETLKSLSVTLQQDFRSLHLVIDKEMELEVVFPVREELLFSENTLRVDAETGESMKPLPLEEISQEDSSWISHMINANEKGKGVSLSWEYQKEEPKEEFMLTSGWDNNNNNHSSFLSDADQFQKASNSGFDSASFGVGQSLLGSRRPGEKRRTKTEKTIGLEVLRQYFAGSLKDAAKSIGVCPTTLKRICRQHGITRWPSRKIKKVGHSLKKLQLVIDSVQGVQGSIQLDSFYTSFPELSSPNNVSGSGTGTGTSFKNPLTENGVSVQGNAVAPTSPPPSSSCSHSSGSSTCCSTGANQSTNTANTSNTISTLMAENAGAILKRARSEVRLRTANQEEDTKFLSRTLSHRAFSEHPPLFKNLPRSRSSLKGAGGGGASKVKASFGEAKVRFTLLPTWGFRELQQEIARRFNIDNNIIATFDLKYLDDDKEWVLLTCEADLEECIDIYRSSQSRTIKISVHEASQGKLGGSFGSTGPVPLL from the exons ATGGAAGGTAGTGGCGGTGGTGGAGATGGTGGTTTCTTACCCAATCCTAGCTTTGGTGCATTCCCTGAGACGGCTATGGATATGGATTTCATGGAAGAACTCTTCTTTGATGGATGTTGGCTTGAGACAACAGATGGTAAGAGCTTAAGGCATACGGCTGGACAACCAGCTCCTAACTCTATCAActtgaacaacaacaacaacaacaacaactcttTCCCTTATGGCTATCAATTTTCTGAGACCCCTTCTCAGGATCATATCTCCAACGCAGATACAGGGAGAAAGTTTCCTCCAATAACACCAGGTTTTCTCAAGACCGAAGCTCTCACCAACCAGCCGATGACTCAAGTACCTTTTGACCAGTCTGCAGCTATGAGTTCTGCACAAGCAGAGAAGtttctccttgaagaaaccgAGAGAGGCAGAAGATATTGGATAGCTCCAAGAACAAGACAAGGCCCTTCTTCATCTGTGAAAGATAGACTGGTACAAGCTATAAACGGTCTTGAGGTGCAGGAGAAAGACTTCCTCATACAGATATGGGTGCCAATTCAACAGGAGGGCAAGAACTTCCTTACCACTTCGGAGCAGCCACACTTCTTCAACCCAAAATACTCTAGCCTTAAAAGATACAGAGATGTCTCAGTGTCTTATAACTTCTTGGCTGATGAGGACTCCAAGGAGTCTGTAGGTCTCCCTGGCCGTGTCTTCCTCGGGAAGCTACCTGAGTGGACACCTGATGTCCGGTTCTTCAGAAGTGAAGAGTATCCACGCATCAAAGAAGCACAGAGATGTGATGTTCGTGGTTCATTAGCCCTCCCTGTGTTTGAAAGTGGTAGTGGGACTTGTTTGGGTGTTGTTGAGATTGTTACAACTACTCAGAAGATGAATTACAGACCTGAACTTGAGAATATCTGTAAAGCTCTTGAG GCTGTTAATCTAAGAAGCTCAGCGAACTTGCAATCTCCAAGCAGcgag TTTCTGCAAGCCTACAAACATTTCTACAGTGCTGTAATACCTGAGGTATCAGTCTTTCTGACATCAGTCTGCAGATCATATGATCTGCCTCTAGCCTTAACGTGGGCGCCTTGCGCTAGGCAAGGCAGAGGTGGATCCAGACATTCTGATGAGAACTTCTCAGAGTGTGTTTCAACTCTAGATTCTGCATGCTTTGTCCTAGACCAACAGAGTCATAACTTCCAAGAGGCATGCTCTGAACACCATCTCCTTCAAGGTGAAGGCATTGTGGGCAAAGCGTTCAAAGCGACCAAACTGTTCTTCGTACCCGAAGTAACTACTTTCAGCAAGACAAACTACCCTCTTGCACACCACGCTAAGATCTCTGGCCTGCACGCCGCTTTAGCGGTCCCtttgaaaaacaaattcaatGGTTCGGTTGAGTTTGTGTTGGAGTTTTTCTTTCCTAAAAGCTGCCTTGACACCGAAGCGCAACAGGAAACGCTCAAGTCACTGTCTGTGACGCTCCAGCAGGATTTCAGGAGCTTGCATCTTGTCATTGACAAAGAGATGGAGCTTGAAGTTGTGTTTCCCGTTAGAGAGGAGCTACTATTCTCAGAGAACACACTACGTGTTGATGCAGAGACGGGAGAGAGTATGAAACCATTGCCTTTGGAAGAGATCTCTCAGGAAGACTCCTCATGGATCTCCCACATGATAAATGCTAACGAGAAGGGTAAAGGAGTGTCGCTTTCGTGGGAGTACCAGAAAGAAGAGCCGAAAGAAGAGTTCATGCTGACATCTGGCTgggacaacaacaacaacaatcacaGTAGCTTTCTATCAGATGCTGATCAGTTTCAGAAGGCTTCAAACTCAGGTTTTGATTCAGCTTCTTTTGGTGTGGGACAATCACTGTTAGGAAGCAGAAGACCAGGTGAAAAGAGAAGAACAAAGACAGAAAAGACAATAGGTTTAGAAGTTCTTAGACAATACTTTGCAGGAAGCCTCAAAGATGCAGCCAAGAGCATTGGTG TTTGTCCAACCACATTGAAAAGAATATGCAGGCAACATGGGATCACAAGATGGCCTTCAAGGAAGATCAAGAAAGTAGGGCACTCGTTAAAGAAACTCCAACTTGTGATAGACTCTGTTCAAGGTGTTCAAGGCTCTATCCAACTTGACTCATTCTACACAAGTTTCCCTGAACTAAGCTCTCCGAATAATGTATCTGGTTCTGGTACTGGCACTGGCACTTCCTTCAAGAATCCTCTAACCGAGAACGGTGTTTCAGTACAGGGAAATGCTGTGGCTCCAACCTCACCACCACCATCCTCTTCTTGTAGCCACAGCTCTGGTTCAAGCACATGCTGCTCAACTGGAGCTAATCAAAGCACCAACACTGCAAATACCTCAAACACTATATCCACCCTGATGGCTGAAAATGCTGGAGCAATCTTGAAGAGAGCTCGTAGCGAAGTAAGACTCCGTACCGCGAACCAGGAGGAGGACACAAAGTTTCTCTCTAGAACACTTAGCCACAGAGCATTCAGTGAGCATCCTCCTCTTTTTAAGAATCTACCTCGTAGCAGGAGCAGCTTGAAAGGAGCTGGAGGAGGAGGGGCATCCAAAGTGAAAGCCTCGTTCGGCGAGGCCAAAGTACGGTTTACTTTGCTTCCAACATGGGGGTTCAGAGAGTTGCAACAAGAGATTGCTAGGCGTTTTAACatagataataatattattgcaACGTTTGATCTTAAATACCTGGATGATGACAAAGAATGGGTTCTTCTGACGTGTGAAGCGGATCTTGAGGAATGTATCGACATTTATAGATCATCACAGAGCCGAACCATCAAGATTAGCGTTCATGAAGCTTCTCAAGGGAAGCTGGGAGGCTCTTTTGGTAGCACCGGTCCTGTTCCGTTGCTATAA
- the LOC108842766 gene encoding isocitrate dehydrogenase [NAD] regulatory subunit 1, mitochondrial, with protein sequence MSRRSLTLLKNLARNSNASSSCLLQTRSVTYMPRPGDGSPRAVTLIPGDGIGPLVTDAVEQVMEAMHAPIYFEKYDVHGEMSRVPAEVMESIRKNKVCLKGGLKTPVGGGVSSLNVQLRKELDLFASLVNCFNLPGLPTRHENVDIVVIRENTEGEYAGLEHEVVPGVVESLKVITKFCSERIAKYAFEYAYLNNRKKVTAVHKANIMKLADGLFLESCREVAKKYPGITYNEIIVDNCCMQLVAKPEQFDVMVTPNLYGNLVANTAAGIAGGTGVMPGGNVGADHAVFEQGASAGNVGKDKIVRENKANPVALLLSSAMMLRHLQFPSFADRLETAVKRVISDGKCRTKDLGGQSTTQEVVDAVIANLE encoded by the exons ATGTCTCGTCGATCGCTGACTCTCCTGAAGAACCTCGCCAGAAACTCAAACGCCTCCTCATCATGCCTCCTCCAAACCCGATCCGTGACCTACATGCCAAGACCCGGCGACGGATCCCCACGCGCCGTGACTCTGATCCCCGGCGACGGGATCGGACCTCTCGTGACCGACGCCGTGGAGCAGGTGATGGAGGCGATGCACGCGCCGATCTACTTCGAGAAGTACGACGTCCACGGGGAGATGAGCCGCGTGCCCGCGGAGGTGATGGAGTCGATAAGGAAGAACAAGGTGTGCCTGAAAGGAGGGCTGAAGACACCCGTGGGAGGAGGTGTGAGCTCGCTCAACGTGCAGCTGAGGAAGGAGCTTGATCTGTTCGCGTCTCTGGTCAACTGTTTTAACTTGCCTGGTTTGCCCACGAGGCACGAGAACGTGGACATCGTTGTGATTAGGGAGAATACTGAGGGAGAGTATGCTGGGCTTGAGCATGAGGTTGTTCCTGGTGTTGTTGAGAGTCTTAAG GTGATTACGAAGTTTTGTTCGGAGCGTATAGCAAAGTATGCGTTTGAGTATGCGTACCTGAACAACAGGAAGAAAGTGACGGCAGTGCACAAGGCTAATATTATGAAACTTGCTGATGGTTTGTTCTTGGAGTCTTGCCGAGAGGTCGCTAAAAAGTATCCGGGCATCACTTACAATGAGATTATTGTTGATAACTGCTGCATGCAACTTGTAGCCAAACCAGAACAATTCGACGTCATG GTGACACCCAATCTCTATGGTAATTTAGTTGCAAACACTGCTGCTGGTATTGCTGGAGGCACCGGAGTCATGCCTGGAG gAAATGTTGGGGCTGACCATGCGGTCTTTGAGCAAGGTGCATCAGCAGGAAACGTGGGGAAAGACAAGATAGTAAGAGAAAACAAAGCAAACCCAGTGGCGTTGCTTCTCTCATCAGCCATGATGCTAAGACACCTTCAGTTTCCTTCATTTGCTGACCGGCTCGAAACAGCGGTGAAGAGAGTCATCTCTGATGGGAAGTGCCGGACTAAAGATCTTGGTGGACAAAGCACTACTCAAGAGGTGGTTGATGCCGTCATCGCAAATCTTGAGTGA
- the LOC108843344 gene encoding serine/threonine-protein kinase BSK1, with product MGCCQSLCPGEDSPVGKDGAQPLQTTQNHHGGAATGDNDGIGGGGAGGVSGGGGGIPSFSEFSLSDLKAATNNFSSDNIVSESGEKAPNLVYKGRLQNRRWIAVKKFTKMAWPDPKQFAEEAWGVGKFRHNRLANLIGYCCDGDERLLVAEFMPNDTLAKHLFHWESQTIEWAMRLRVGYYIAEALDYCSTEGRPLYHDLNAYRVLFDEDGDPRLSCFGLMKNSRDGKSYSTNLAYTPPEYLRNGRVTPESVTYSFGTVLLDLLSGKHIPPSHALDMIRGKNIILLMDSHLEGKFSTEEATVVVELASQCLQYEPRERPNTKDLVATLAPLQTKSDVASYVMLGIKKHEEAPSPPPPPQRPLTPLGEACSRMDLTAIHQILVMTHYRDDEGTNELSFQEWTQQMKDMLEARKRGDQAFREKDFKTAIDCYSQFIDVGTMVSPTVFGRRSLCYLLCDQPDAALRDAMQAQCVYPDWPTAFYMQSVALAKLNMNTDAADMLNEASQLEEKRQRGGGGGK from the exons ATGGGTTGTTGTCAATCTCTGTGTCCTGGTGAGGACAGCCCGGTCGGGAAAGACGGAGCCCAGCCGCTGCAAACGACTCAAAACCACCACGGCGGCGCTGCGACGGGTGATAACGACGGAATCGGAGGAGGCGGAGCTGGCGGCGTaagtggaggaggaggagggataCCGTCTTTCTCGGAGTTCTCTCTCTCCGACCTCAAAGCAGCCACGAACAACTTCAGCTCCGACAACATCGTGTCTGAAAGCGGCGAGAAAGCCCCAAATCTTGTCTACAAAGGCCGGCTTCAGAACCGTCGTTGGATCGCCGTCAAGAAGTTCACGAAGATGGCTTGGCCTGATCCTAAACAGTTCGct GAAGAAGCATGGGGTGTGGGGAAGTTCAGACATAACCGGTTGGCGAATTTGATTGGATACTGTTGCGATGGAGACGAGAGGCTTCTTGTCGCTGAATTCATGCCTAACGATACTCTCGCTAAGCATTTGTTCCATT GGGAAAGTCAAACCATTGAATGGGCTATGAGGTTGCGAGTAGGATATTACATAGCCGAAGCTTTGGATTATTGTAGCACCGAGGGTCGTCCTCTGTACCATGATTTAAATGCTTACAGGGTTCTCTTTGATGAG GATGGTGATCCTCGTCTCTCATGTTTCGGCTTGATGAAGAACAGTCGTGATGGTAAAAGCTATAGCACTAACCTAGCATATACACCACCTGAATACCTAAGAAATG GAAGAGTGACACCTGAAAGTGTTACTTACAGCTTTGGAACGGTGCTTCTTGATTTGCTTAGCGGAAAACACATCCCTCCAAGCCAT GCTCTGGATATGATACGTGGCAAGAATATTATTCTTCTAATGGATTCACACCTTGAGGGAAAGTTCTCAACAGAAGAAGCTACCGTAGTTGTAGAACTCGCCTCCCAATGCTTGCAGTATGAGCCTCGAGAGAGACCCAATACAAAAGACCTCGTGGCAACACTTGCACCATTGCAAACTAAATCAGAC GTTGCTTCTTATGTGATGCTTGGAATAAAGAAGCACGAGGAGGCACCttcgccgccgccgccgccacAGAGGCCACTTACGCCGTTAGGCGAGGCTTGCTCGAGAATGGATCTCACAGCTATTCATCAGATCTTGGTCATGACACACTACAGAGACGATGAAGGGACTAACGAG TTATCTTTCCAAGAATGGACTCAACAGATGAAAGACATGCTTGAAGCACGCAAGCGTGGTGATCAAGCTTTCCGCGAGAAAGATTTCAAAACCGCCATAGACTGTTACTCACAG TTTATAGACGTTGGAACAATGGTGTCACCGACTGTGTTTGGTCGGAGAAGTCTATGCTACTTACTATGCGATCAACCAGACGCAGCGCTGCGCGATGCCATGCAGGCGCAATGCGTGTATCCTGACTGGCCAACGGCTTTCTACATGCAGTCCGTAGCTTTGGCAAAGCTGAACATGAACACGGACGCAGCAGATATGTTGAACGAAGCTTCTCAGCTCGAAGAGAAGAGACagcgaggaggaggaggaggcaaaTGA
- the LOC108842765 gene encoding glycerol-3-phosphate acyltransferase 9, with translation MSSTAGKMVTSRSELELDHPNIEDYLPSGSSINEPRGKLRLRDLIDISPTLTEAAGAIVDDSFTRCFKSNPPEPWNWNIYLFPLWCCGVFVRYCLLFPLRCMTLAFGWFIFLSTFIPVHSLLKGQDRLRKKIERVLVEMICSFFVASWTGVVRYHGPRPSIRPKQVYVANHTSMIDFIVLEQMTAFAVIMQKHPGWVGLLQSTILESVGCIWFNRSEAKDREIVARKLRNHVQGSDNNPLLIFPEGTCVNNNYTVMFKKGAFELDCTVCPIAIKYNKIFVDAFWNSRKQSFTMHLLQLMTSWAVVCEVWYLEPQTIRPDETAIEFAERVRDMISHRAGLKKVPWDGYLKYSRPSSKHSERKQQSFAESILARLEEK, from the exons atgagcaGCACGGCAGGGAAGATGGTGACATCGAGATCGGAGCTGGAATTGGATCACCCAAACATCGAAGATTACCTTCCTTCAGGTTCCTCCATCAACGAGCCTCGTGGCAAGCTCCGCCT GCGCGATTTGATAGACATTTCTCCAACCCTCACTGAAGCTGCTGGTGCCATTGTCGAT GACTCATTCACTCGGTGTTTCAAGTCGAATCCTCCGGAGCCTTGGAACTGGAACATCTACTTGTTTCCTTTATGGTGCTGTGGTGTTTTTGTTAGATACTGTCTTCTCTTTCCCTTgag GTGCATGACTTTGGCTTTTGGGtggtttattttcctttcaaCCTTTATCCCTGTACATTCTCTCCTTAAAGGTCAGGATAGACTGAGGAAAAAGATCGAG AGAGTCTTGGTGGAAATGATATGCAGCTTCTTTGTCGCCTCATGGACTGGAGTTGTTAGATACCACGGTCCACGCCCTAGCATCCGTCCTAAGCAG GTCTATGTTGCCAACCATACTTCGATGATTGATTTCATCGTCTTGGAGCAGATGACCGCTTTTGCTGTTATAATGCAGAAGCATCCTGGTTGGGTTG GGCTTCTGCAAAGCACAATACTAGAGAGCGTAGGATGTATCTGGTTCAATCGTTCCGAGGCAAAGGATCGTGAAATTGTCGCAAGAAA GTTAAGGAACCATGTTCAAGGAAGTGATAATAACCCTCTTCTCATATTTCCCGAGGGGACTTGTGTGAATAACAATTACACTGTCATGTTTAAGAAG GGTGCTTTTGAATTGGACTGCACTGTTTGTCCAATCGCCATTAAATACAATAAGATCTTTGTCGACGCCTTCTGGAACAGCAGAAA ACAATCATTCACTATGCACTTACTGCAACTCATGACATCGTGGGCTGTTGTGTGTGAAGTGTGGTACTTGGAACCCCAAACAATAAGGCCTGATGAAACAGCAATTGAGTTTGCAGAGAG GGTCAGAGACATGATATCTCATAGGGCAGGTCTCAAAAAGGTTCCTTGGGATGGATACTTGAAGTATTCGAGGCCAAGTTCCAAGCATAGTGAACGCAA GCAACAGAGTTTTGCAGAGTCGATCCTGGCTAGATTGGAAGAAAAGTGA